In a genomic window of Helianthus annuus cultivar XRQ/B chromosome 10, HanXRQr2.0-SUNRISE, whole genome shotgun sequence:
- the LOC110884508 gene encoding protein NRT1/ PTR FAMILY 5.7 isoform X2: protein MNMLSIIISYPSLGFFIVSTLVYIVCRRHYYFIYDHRLLFVVGLMFSRSLTYYAIVEMLMWYLTDHEVSFVRSTVLSNIQESLSSLFVIFMAHSADSFVGRFRTLLFSTTAFISGVMLLLIFNPYDVTWLIVILVVLLALGKSGDRLLENILTDLVNEVDKSEGRNKKRSHARATIWRRVAHVSGAISATMWVAPYSLGSTHTSWNFAFLVCLISLTVTLMIFCKGHSVYHQGELIHRPIQIFFRVVRARLQKLLRSKSRCSTQERSLERKPGNEGSQQEHGDNCYKEDVKWTRFRRNQKLQIGVGVLCSFLSCVFAWQLEVNRVKELRNLGSGVNEYIETSISFLWLVPQFFMLGCMEGLTEKGMLKFYVSQVDKQVQNYGEEYMEIVWCLGQLVNTSLMLTLRRQLGWFNEGTNDETRLDMYYLVLVCVCSVNLIIYTCVAIWFYKDKKQDHNSSHDLHQHD, encoded by the exons ATGAACATGCTTTCGATCATCATTTCCTACCCATCTTTGGGCTTCTTCATCGTTTCTACCTTGGTCTACATAGTCTGCCGGAGACATTACTATTTTATCTATGATCATCGTCTCCTCTTTGTTGTTG GTTTGATGTTTAGTCGTTCCTTAACATACTATGCGATTGTCGAAATGCTTATGTGGTATTTAACGGACCACGAAGTTTCTTTTGTGAGGTCTACTGTTTTATCAAACATTCAAGAATCGTTATCATCACTTTTCGTGATATTCATGGCTCATTCGGCGGATTCATTTGTGGGACGATTCCGAACACTTCTGTTTTCAACCACTGCATTTATCAGT GGCGTGATGTTATTGTTGATCTTCAATCCGTATGACGTGACATGGCTTATTGTGATCCTGGTAGTTCTCTTAGCTCTTGGAAAATCAGGTGATAGACTTTTAGAAAACATACTTACCGATTTGGTTAATGAAGTCGACAAATCAGAAGGTCGAAACAAAAAACGATCTCATGCACGAGCAACAATCTGGAGACGTGTAGCACATGTCTCTGGTGCCATATCTGCAACAATGTGGGTTGCCCCATATTCTCTTGGGAGCACTCATACAAGTTGGAATTTTGCATTTTTGGTTTGCTTGATCTCATTGACAGTCACTTTGATGATCTTTTGTAAAGGACATAGTGTGTATCATCAAGGTGAATTAATTCACAGACCCATTCAGATCTTCTTCAGAGTAGTTCGTGCTCGTTTACAAAAGCTACTTAGATCCAAGTCACG aTGTTCAACACAAGAAAGATCTCTAGAAAGAAAACCGGGAAATGAAGGATCACAACAAGAACACGGAGATAATTGTTATAAAGAAGATGTGAAG TGGACTCGCTTCCGACGTAACCAAAAGCTCCAAATTGGTGTTGGAGTCCTTTGTTCTTTCCTATCATGTGTTTTCGCTTGGCAACTAGAGGTTAACAGGGTGAAAGAACTTCGAAATTTGGGCAGTGGGGTTAATGAATATATCGAAACATCCATAAGTTTTCTTTGGTTAGTACCTCAGTTCTTCATGCTTGGATGTATGGAAGGCCTTACAGAGAAGGGGATGTTAAAGTTTTACGTGTCACAGGTTGACAAACAAGTACAAAATTATGGTGAGGAATATATGGAAATTGTATGGTGTCTTGGACAGTTAGTAAACACTAGTCTCATGTTAACACTCAGAAGACAACTGGGATGGTTTAATGAAGGAACAAATGATGAAACTCGTCTAGATATGTACTATCTAGTTTTGGTATGTGTTTGCTCAGTAAACTTGATAATTTACACTTGTGTTGCGATATGGTTCTACAAGGACAAGAAACAAGACCACAACTCGTCTCACGATTTGCATCAACATGATTAG
- the LOC110884508 gene encoding protein NRT1/ PTR FAMILY 5.10 isoform X1 — protein sequence MNMLSIIISYPSLGFFIVSTLVYIVCRRHYYFIYDHRLLFVVGLMFSRSLTYYAIVEMLMWYLTDHEVSFVRSTVLSNIQESLSSLFVIFMAHSADSFVGRFRTLLFSTTAFISGVMLLLIFNPYDVTWLIVILVVLLALGKSGDRLLENILTDLVNEVDKSEGRNKKRSHARATIWRRVAHVSGAISATMWVAPYSLGSTHTSWNFAFLVCLISLTVTLMIFCKGHSVYHQGELIHRPIQIFFRVVRARLQKLLRSKSRCSTQERSLERKPGNEGSQQEHGDNCYKEDVKVIRSLLRIFPMWGTFFVVSLISAVGNTFYYEQFDNLEFSYKIPVQMYFVILEFTYFTIPFLYQWTRFRRNQKLQIGVGVLCSFLSCVFAWQLEVNRVKELRNLGSGVNEYIETSISFLWLVPQFFMLGCMEGLTEKGMLKFYVSQVDKQVQNYGEEYMEIVWCLGQLVNTSLMLTLRRQLGWFNEGTNDETRLDMYYLVLVCVCSVNLIIYTCVAIWFYKDKKQDHNSSHDLHQHD from the exons ATGAACATGCTTTCGATCATCATTTCCTACCCATCTTTGGGCTTCTTCATCGTTTCTACCTTGGTCTACATAGTCTGCCGGAGACATTACTATTTTATCTATGATCATCGTCTCCTCTTTGTTGTTG GTTTGATGTTTAGTCGTTCCTTAACATACTATGCGATTGTCGAAATGCTTATGTGGTATTTAACGGACCACGAAGTTTCTTTTGTGAGGTCTACTGTTTTATCAAACATTCAAGAATCGTTATCATCACTTTTCGTGATATTCATGGCTCATTCGGCGGATTCATTTGTGGGACGATTCCGAACACTTCTGTTTTCAACCACTGCATTTATCAGT GGCGTGATGTTATTGTTGATCTTCAATCCGTATGACGTGACATGGCTTATTGTGATCCTGGTAGTTCTCTTAGCTCTTGGAAAATCAGGTGATAGACTTTTAGAAAACATACTTACCGATTTGGTTAATGAAGTCGACAAATCAGAAGGTCGAAACAAAAAACGATCTCATGCACGAGCAACAATCTGGAGACGTGTAGCACATGTCTCTGGTGCCATATCTGCAACAATGTGGGTTGCCCCATATTCTCTTGGGAGCACTCATACAAGTTGGAATTTTGCATTTTTGGTTTGCTTGATCTCATTGACAGTCACTTTGATGATCTTTTGTAAAGGACATAGTGTGTATCATCAAGGTGAATTAATTCACAGACCCATTCAGATCTTCTTCAGAGTAGTTCGTGCTCGTTTACAAAAGCTACTTAGATCCAAGTCACG aTGTTCAACACAAGAAAGATCTCTAGAAAGAAAACCGGGAAATGAAGGATCACAACAAGAACACGGAGATAATTGTTATAAAGAAGATGTGAAGGTAATTCGAAGCCTTCTAAGAATATTTCCCATGTGGGGAACTTTTTTTGTGGTGTCACTAATATCAGCGGTCGGGAACACTTTCTACTACGAACAATTTGACAATCTTGAATTTTCATACAAGATACCGGTCCAGATGTACTTTGTGATTCTAGAATTTACATATTTTACTATTCCATTTCTATATCAGTGGACTCGCTTCCGACGTAACCAAAAGCTCCAAATTGGTGTTGGAGTCCTTTGTTCTTTCCTATCATGTGTTTTCGCTTGGCAACTAGAGGTTAACAGGGTGAAAGAACTTCGAAATTTGGGCAGTGGGGTTAATGAATATATCGAAACATCCATAAGTTTTCTTTGGTTAGTACCTCAGTTCTTCATGCTTGGATGTATGGAAGGCCTTACAGAGAAGGGGATGTTAAAGTTTTACGTGTCACAGGTTGACAAACAAGTACAAAATTATGGTGAGGAATATATGGAAATTGTATGGTGTCTTGGACAGTTAGTAAACACTAGTCTCATGTTAACACTCAGAAGACAACTGGGATGGTTTAATGAAGGAACAAATGATGAAACTCGTCTAGATATGTACTATCTAGTTTTGGTATGTGTTTGCTCAGTAAACTTGATAATTTACACTTGTGTTGCGATATGGTTCTACAAGGACAAGAAACAAGACCACAACTCGTCTCACGATTTGCATCAACATGATTAG